Proteins co-encoded in one Pyxidicoccus xibeiensis genomic window:
- a CDS encoding kelch repeat-containing protein: MKTFSRCLALLGGLLVLLSGCVDPDDAPKERTDAGMPADSGEPQTPHFYVQPQQTQYVEGGGALSFNVSAWSPSGSALRFEWTASAGTLGPAQETATTSQVLWTAPVCVATGEPVAFTVTVTDAEGLSQTFPFSAVVVSDCPAWSTTGNLGAGRERHTATLLPSGEVLVVGGRSGDATVSTAELYDATMTRTWASTGALAGRRMGHTATLLPSGEVLVTGGSNETGTPVATAELYDPRTRTWAPTGALAGARAGHTATLLASSKVLVTGGAGLASSELYDPRTGTWSPTGSLGTGREGHTATLLPSGRVLVTGGADGSGALAASVLYDPESGAWTSTGALATGRVGHTATLLASGKVLVTGGEGAAGLVATAELYDATTGTWSATESLPVGRRGHAATLLPSGKVLVTGGEGPTGFPTEAQVYDPAKGGWTVSGGLSTGRASHTATLLASGKVLVAGGRSGETTVSTAEVYDPGAGTWRLTGSMSTPRRGHTATLLLSGKVLVVGGLGGGNTAELYDPATGAWTPTGSLTGEARMGHTATRMYSGKVLVVGGTGERGQSLASAELYDPETGTWTSAGSMTTARYGHTATLLPTRGVLVAGGIDSTLGTPVATVEVYTSAWKSIEPMAAARAHHTATPLGDQVLMVGGLGTAGSGSPAMAEVYDWFTEAWSPVGTLSPNRSSHSATRLDSGKVLLAGGERTEGPGHTAELYDPSTRTFTATGSMTPGRLAHMATLLPSGKVLVVGDLLQGAIASPAELYDPATGTWTSTLSQTPARSGHTATLLPSGKVLVTGGLRRDGNLGLATCELYSP; the protein is encoded by the coding sequence GTGAAGACCTTCTCTCGTTGCCTGGCCTTGCTGGGGGGCCTGCTGGTCCTCCTCTCCGGCTGTGTCGACCCCGATGACGCACCGAAGGAGCGCACGGACGCGGGCATGCCCGCGGATTCCGGCGAGCCCCAGACACCTCACTTCTACGTCCAACCCCAGCAGACGCAGTACGTGGAGGGCGGCGGTGCGCTGAGCTTCAACGTCAGCGCGTGGAGTCCGAGTGGCAGCGCACTCCGCTTCGAGTGGACTGCCAGCGCCGGCACGCTGGGGCCCGCGCAGGAGACCGCCACCACGAGCCAGGTGCTGTGGACGGCCCCCGTGTGTGTGGCGACGGGGGAGCCCGTGGCCTTCACCGTCACGGTGACGGATGCGGAGGGCCTGTCGCAGACGTTCCCGTTCTCCGCCGTGGTCGTCTCGGACTGCCCGGCCTGGTCCACCACGGGCAACCTGGGCGCGGGCCGCGAGCGTCACACCGCCACGCTGCTGCCGTCGGGCGAGGTGCTGGTGGTGGGCGGGCGCAGCGGCGATGCGACGGTCTCCACGGCCGAGCTGTACGACGCGACGATGACGCGTACCTGGGCGTCCACCGGTGCCCTGGCCGGCAGGCGCATGGGCCACACGGCGACGCTGCTGCCATCGGGCGAGGTGCTGGTGACGGGCGGCTCCAACGAGACGGGGACACCCGTGGCCACCGCGGAGCTGTACGACCCGCGGACGCGCACCTGGGCGCCCACCGGTGCGCTGGCCGGGGCTCGCGCGGGCCACACGGCGACGCTGCTGGCTTCGAGCAAGGTGCTGGTGACGGGCGGCGCGGGCCTCGCGTCCTCCGAGCTGTATGACCCGCGGACGGGGACGTGGTCTCCCACGGGCAGCCTGGGGACGGGCCGCGAAGGGCACACGGCGACGCTGCTGCCGTCCGGCAGGGTGCTGGTGACGGGCGGCGCCGACGGCAGTGGGGCCCTGGCCGCGTCCGTGCTGTACGACCCGGAGTCGGGCGCCTGGACCTCCACCGGCGCGCTGGCGACGGGGCGCGTGGGGCACACGGCGACGCTGCTGGCCTCCGGCAAGGTGCTGGTGACGGGCGGCGAGGGCGCGGCCGGACTCGTCGCCACCGCGGAGCTGTATGACGCGACGACCGGCACGTGGAGCGCTACCGAGAGCCTGCCGGTGGGCCGCAGGGGGCATGCGGCCACGCTGCTGCCGTCCGGCAAGGTGCTGGTGACGGGCGGCGAGGGCCCGACGGGCTTCCCCACCGAGGCGCAGGTGTATGACCCGGCGAAGGGCGGGTGGACCGTGTCCGGAGGACTGAGCACGGGTCGCGCGAGCCACACGGCGACGCTGCTGGCTTCCGGCAAGGTGCTGGTGGCGGGCGGACGCAGCGGCGAAACGACTGTCTCCACGGCGGAGGTGTACGACCCGGGCGCGGGCACCTGGCGCCTCACCGGCAGCATGTCCACGCCGCGTCGTGGCCACACGGCCACGCTACTGCTGTCCGGCAAGGTGCTGGTGGTGGGAGGCCTGGGCGGTGGCAACACGGCGGAGCTGTATGACCCGGCGACCGGCGCGTGGACTCCCACGGGAAGCCTCACCGGGGAAGCGCGCATGGGCCATACGGCGACGCGCATGTACTCGGGGAAGGTGCTGGTGGTGGGGGGTACCGGCGAGCGGGGGCAGTCGCTCGCCTCGGCGGAGCTGTACGACCCGGAGACGGGCACGTGGACCTCCGCGGGCAGCATGACGACGGCCCGCTACGGGCACACGGCGACGCTGCTGCCGACGCGCGGGGTGCTCGTGGCGGGCGGCATCGACAGCACGCTGGGAACGCCCGTCGCCACGGTAGAGGTGTACACGAGCGCCTGGAAATCCATCGAACCGATGGCCGCGGCCCGGGCCCACCACACGGCGACGCCGCTGGGGGACCAGGTGCTGATGGTGGGCGGACTCGGCACGGCGGGGAGCGGCTCCCCGGCCATGGCGGAGGTGTACGACTGGTTCACGGAGGCCTGGTCCCCGGTGGGCACCCTGTCCCCAAACCGCTCCTCCCACTCGGCGACGCGGCTGGACTCGGGGAAGGTGCTGCTGGCGGGCGGGGAGCGCACCGAGGGCCCCGGCCATACGGCGGAGCTGTATGACCCGAGCACGAGGACCTTCACGGCCACGGGCAGCATGACGCCAGGCCGCCTTGCGCACATGGCGACGCTGCTGCCGTCCGGCAAGGTCCTGGTGGTGGGCGACCTCCTTCAGGGTGCCATCGCCTCCCCGGCGGAGCTGTATGACCCGGCGACGGGAACCTGGACCTCCACCCTGAGCCAGACTCCGGCGCGCTCCGGCCACACGGCGACGCTGCTGCCGTCCGGCAAGGTGCTGGTGACGGGCGGCTTGCGCCGCGACGGGAACCTCGGCCTCGCGACCTGCGAGCTGTATTCGCCCTGA
- a CDS encoding sugar O-acetyltransferase — protein MARTEREKMLAGELYVATDPELTVARVAARRLTRAYNDADYADTARRQELLGGMLGSVGPDVWIEPPFQCDYGTYIHLGARVFINFQCVILDCNPVTIGDDVSIGPGVHIYAATHPLDPDERIKGPELARPVTIGAKVWIGGGAIILPGVTIGEGSTIAAGSVVTKDVPPYVLAAGNPARVIRALR, from the coding sequence ATGGCACGGACGGAGCGAGAGAAGATGCTGGCGGGCGAGCTGTACGTCGCCACGGACCCCGAGCTGACCGTGGCGCGCGTCGCCGCACGTCGCCTGACGCGCGCGTACAACGACGCCGACTACGCGGACACGGCGCGGCGGCAGGAGCTGCTCGGCGGCATGCTGGGCAGCGTGGGCCCGGACGTCTGGATTGAGCCGCCGTTCCAGTGTGACTACGGCACGTATATCCACCTGGGCGCGCGCGTCTTCATCAACTTCCAGTGCGTCATCCTGGACTGCAACCCGGTGACGATTGGCGACGATGTCTCCATTGGCCCCGGGGTGCACATCTACGCGGCCACACACCCGCTGGACCCGGACGAGCGCATCAAGGGCCCGGAGCTGGCGCGGCCGGTGACGATTGGCGCCAAGGTGTGGATTGGCGGCGGCGCCATCATCCTGCCGGGCGTCACCATCGGCGAGGGCTCCACCATCGCCGCCGGCAGCGTGGTGACGAAGGACGTGCCGCCCTACGTGCTCGCCGCCGGCAACCCC